From Haloarcula rubripromontorii:
CGAGTGACCGGCCAGCGAAACGGCTCCGGGTCAGCCCAGTCTCCGCCGTAGGGCCGTTCGTCGTAGCTTCCCTCGAAGGTCGTTTCGACCCACTCGACGACATCCCGGGTCACGTCGTCGGGTTCGAACTGCGGGGGGGCCGTCGGGGTCCACTCGTCGGGCGGCGTCTCACGGTTCTGGTCGTCGTAGTTCCACTCGCCGCCGACGGGGTCACCGTTCGCCATCAGGTAGCCCGTCTCACGGCGCATGAACCGATAGAAGTCCTCGTGACGGTAGCGACCGTCACTGCACCAGCCGTCGAACTGCGACGGTGAGCAGAGGAAGCGTTCGTCGGCGACAAACTCGACGGTTCCGCCGGCATCGGCCACCAGCGATTCGAGACGCGACTGTGCAGCCCCAGTCTGTGGTCGGTGGGTGACGAGCGTGTCGTCAGGGGTGGCTTCGAAATGTGCTGCCAGTCCGTCCTCGAAGGTCTCTGCTTGCTGGTAGCGGACCGGTCGGCCGTCGGCCCGCAGTTCGTCGCGGAAGTGCCGCATCGCGCTGAACAGCAGAATCAGCTTGTGTGGGTGGTACGGTAGCTTGCGAGCGAACGCCTCCGATTCTATCAGAAGCACTGGTTCGTCAGGCCGTCGAGCGACGGGACCGGACCGCCGGACGAGGTGGTCACCGCGAAGCCAGACAGTCATCGACAAACAGACACTCCCATTGGTTCCAATACGGGCCTGTAGCAGCATCAATCCCCGTCCGAACTGTGTTGGTATTCCGGGACAGCGGAGCGGTCAAAACCTCAATTATTGTTTCTTGATAAGCGACAGAAACGACTCGCTTATACGTACACAGTCATAACTTTAAATGCATGACAGACGACCTCGACAGACGGACGTTCATCCGCACGACGGCAGCCGTATCAGGCGCTGGACTCCTCGCTGGCTGTGGCGGGTCCGGCGGCGATGGCAGCAGTGGCGGTGATGGTGGCAGCGGCGAGACTGAGGCCGCCGAAACCGAGGAGACCACTGAAGCCGAGGCAATGGACACCGAGAGCAGCGGTGGGATGGAGACCGCCGAAGCGCCGGACGAGGTCGCGGACTACGTCGGTGACTCATCGAACTTCGATGGCTCCATGGTCGTGATGACCGACCAGGACGAGGTCACAGTCGCCGTCGGGGCTGAGGGCAACGGCGGCGCATTCGCCTTCGACCCGCCAGCGGTCAACGTCTCGACCGGAACGACGGTCGTCTGGGAGTGGACCGGTGAAGGTGCGGGCCACAACGTCAAATCCGAGGGCGACGGCCCGCTCGACTCGGGCTCGGCTGTCGCAGAGGAAGGGACCACCTACGAGTACACGTTCGAAGAAACCGGTACCTACCTCTACAACTGCGTCCCGCACAAGGCGCTCGGGATGGTCGGCGCAGTCGTCGTCGAATAACGGATCGCTCTCTGGCAGATTTTTTATCGTGTTACCAGCGCGGAGCGGCTGGTGACGTACAGCGAGTACGCGATGATCGCGAAGCCGACCGCGGTGAGCGCGTTCTCGACTATCAGCGCGACATCGGTCGGTAAGCCGAACAACTGGTCTGCGACGCCGGCGAGCAACGAGCCGACAGTAATCGTCGCGAATCCGACGGCGAGATACGTGAGGCCAGTGGCCCTCGTTTTCACTGCTGCGCGAACAGCGAAGTAGGTGATGAGCCCACCGAGTAACACTGTCACAGTCTTGAATCCGATGACGATGAGTGGGATATCTGCGTTCATAGTTCCTCGCTAACACGAGACCACAGGAGGGCGAGCCGATCACTCGGCCGCTCCTCGGCCGGCAGAACGTCGACCTCGAACGCGCCGTCGGCGTCGATGCCGACAAACACCCCGTCACAGTCCCGGACGTACGCCGTCGCGTGATGGCCGTCGGCACGCACCTCTGTTTCCTCGGCGACCAGCTCGGCCTCGCTCAACTGTTCGAGCTTCCGATAGGTGCTTGTCTGGGGAAGATCACAGACCGAGGCGACGTCCTTCGCTGGCAACGGCTCGTCGAGTACCCTGAGTATGTCGCGACAGTCAGGGTCGGCGAGGGCGTCGAACAGCGCCTGTGTCTCGCTCGCGTCGTTGTGTGCCACGGAGGGACCCTCTCAGAGGACGGGTGGAGGCGGTTCTGCGGCGGTTCGATTTCGATATGACGGGGCAGCGACGTGAATCCTGTGGGATACTTCGACGCCGGTGTCCTGCAGTACCCCGGTAGCAGTTGTCTGCCAGTGTCGAAAATATAAAACACCCTCAGATAAAGGGTGACCGTTTGTTTCCAGAATCTGGAAAGGGCACACTCCCTTTTCTATCATCGGATGACAACAGCTAGCTTGCTATGCAACGGCCCTCCACTCGCAGACAGTTTCTCGCAGGCACAGGGTTGACAGCGCTCGCCGTTACCGCCGGGTGCGTGTCATCGGGAAGTAGTTCGAAACCAGCAGCCGAAACCGGAACCGAGACCACTACCGAAACCGAAACTGCGACGCCTGAACAGACACCCGAGTCTCTTGATGACTGGCTTGATGATGCCAACGGCTACGACGGCGAACCCCACAGGTACGGCCCCGAGTCCCGGCCGACAATCATGGTTGGGCAGGAGACGGATGACGGACTGGCATTCAGCCCACCGGCGATAGAGGTTCCGCCAGGGACCATAGTCCAATGGGACTGGACCGGGCACGGCGGTCAGCAGAACGTCGTCGCCGTAGACGGTACCTTTGACAGTGGCCGGACAAACGCCCAGCCCGGGACGGGGTATCACTACTTCTTCGAGGAGACCGGCGAGTACCGCTACGTCTCCGAACCGCATCGCGATGATGGCATGAAGGGTGCAATTATTGTGAAAGAGCCGCCGTCTTCAGGCAACACAAAAGTCGACGAGTGGCTCGTAGAGTCCAGTAACTTCGACGGCACCATTGTCGACCGGACCGGCACTGACACAGCAACTGTCACAACCGGCGCGAAAGGCAACGGTGGGGAGTTCGCGTTCGACCCCCCAGCGCTGAAGGTGTCGACTGAGACGACCGTCCGCTGGGAGTGGACCGGCGAGGGGGGGCCTCACAACATCGTCTCGAAAGGCGATGGCCCGCTCGATTCGGAACTCGTCGCCGAAAGCGGAAGCGATTACCAGCACACCTTCGAGGAGCCCGGGACCTACCTGTACTCGTGTAAACCGCACAAGGGCCTGGGGATGAGAGGCGCAATCGTCGTCGAATAACACTCGTCGTTGGACCGCGTCGGAACTGACGTGCTGGCCGCCTACGGAATCTTGACGCTGTGTTTGAGCGTCCCGATACCTTCGATTTCGACTTCGACCTCGTCACCGTCTTCCATCGGTCCGACGCCCTCGGGTGTCCCCGTGGCGATGACATCACCGGGTTCCAGCGTCATGTATGACGTTATTTCGGCGATCAGTTCGGGGACGGAGAAGATGAGATGCTCGCGCGAGGAGGACTGCTTCGTCTCGCCGTTGAGTCGGAGTTCGATGCTGGCGTCTTCGGGGACGTGTTCCGGTGTGGCGACGAGCGGGCCGATGGGACAGGCGTTGTCGAAGGCCTTCCCGCGGACCCAGTTCTGTTCCTGCCGCTGGTCGTCGCGGTTGGAGATGTCGTTGACGCAGGTGTACCCCGCGACGACGTCCATCGCGCCCGATTCGCTGACGTTCCGGCACTGCTCGCCGATGACGACGCCGAGTTCCGCCTCGTAGTCGATGCGCTCTTTCCCTGAGGGCATCGTGAGGTGCTTGCCGTGGGACGCAACAGCGTTCGGAGCCTTGAGAAACAGCATCGGCCGGTCCGGGAGGTCCGAGTCCATCTCCTCGGCGTGGTCGGCGTAGTTGCGCCCGATACAGACGACTTTCGTCGGCTCGCAGGGCGGGAGGATATCCACCTCGTCGGGGTCGTAGGACTCGTCGCCGAAGGCGATGCGGCCGTACGGGCCGGCGGCGGCGGTGACGACGGGCTCGCCGTCCTCGACGGTCCAGCGACCCCCCCGGACGTTCCCCGCGGTATCACGGAATCGAACGCGCTTCATGTCACCGTTCTCTCAGGGCCGACAGATAAGCGTTTAGGAGGGGGAAACCGGACCACAGCGGGCTGTTCGACGCCTGTCTACCTATCCATCGTCACCTGCGGTGTCGCGGCGAGCAGAAGCGTGACCGAACGGCTTTTGAGACGGGACGGGCTACGCTGGGCCGATGAACGTCCTCGTCGTTGGTGCCGGCGCGATGGGGCGGTGGTTCGCACGCACGGTCCGAACCCACGCCGACGCGACCGTCGCCTTCACCGACCTCGACCAGTCGGCCGCTGAAGCCGCGGCAACCGCGGTCGGCGGGCGCGCTGTCGCCAGCGACGCCAGGGAGACTTTCGACGTGGTCTGTGTCGCGGTGCCGATGCCCGTCGCCGGGACGGCCATCGACGAATTCGCGCCGTGCGCCACGGATGCACTCGTCGACGTGACAGGGAGCATGGCCGGTCCCGTCGCGGCGATGCAAGACGCGATGCCCGATGGCCAGCGACTCAGCCTGCACCCGCTGTTCGCCCCCGAGAACGCACCCGGAAACGTTGCCGTCGTCGCCGACGCACCGGGACCCGAGACCGGGGCTGTCGTCGACGCCCTCGCCGCGGCCGGGAACAACTGCTTCGAGACGACGGCGGCGGAACACGACGAGGCCATGGAGACGGTCCAGGCCAGCGCTCACGCGGCCGTGCTCGCGTTCGCGATGGTCGCCGACGACGTACCAGACCGGTTCCAGACGCCGATTTCGGCCGGCCTGTTCGACCTCGTCGAGCAGGTCACCGGCGGCGACCCGCGGGTGTACGCCGATATTCAGCGAACATTCGACGGCGCAGACGCGGTCGCCGACGCAGCTAAGGAACTCGCCGATGCCGACGCAGATACTTTCGAACGGCTCTACGAGCAACTCTCATGAATCAGGACACACGCCAGCAGATACGCGACAACGCCCAGTACCTCCGCAACGTTCGACCGCTGGATCCCGAGGAGCTACACGAGTACGTCGAGGGCCAGCCCCACCCCGCCGTCGTGAGACGGGTACTCCGCGAGGAGGCGTTCGATCTGGGCATCATCGAACAGGACGACGGGACCTTCGTTCCGGCACCGGAGGGCCGGCTTTCGGTAACTTTCGACGGCGTCGACCGGTTCCCCGACCGCTACGAACAGGAGGTCATGGACTTGCTGACGGAGTGGGGCGGGCTGGAGTGGTACGACGGCGAGAGCGGCGACGAACTCCGCGAGCGCATCCGCGACATCAAGGAGCGGTACCTCCAGGGTCAGGCCGTCGAGTACGACGAACTGACGGCGCTTGGCTACGCGGTCTACCACCTCCCCGACTACTACGCCGTGGCGAAGTACGTCCTTGCGGACCTCGCCGCGGACGGTCTGCTCCCGACACAGCTTCGGGTCTTGGACGTGGGGGCCGGCGTCGGCGGCCCGGCGCTCGCCCTGCGTGACCTGCTCCCCGACGACGCTCTGCTTGACTACCACGCGGTCGAACCGAGCGCCGCCGCGGATGTCCTCGAACACCTTCTACAGGATAGCGGCCAGAACGTCCGC
This genomic window contains:
- a CDS encoding cryptochrome/photolyase family protein, encoding MTVWLRGDHLVRRSGPVARRPDEPVLLIESEAFARKLPYHPHKLILLFSAMRHFRDELRADGRPVRYQQAETFEDGLAAHFEATPDDTLVTHRPQTGAAQSRLESLVADAGGTVEFVADERFLCSPSQFDGWCSDGRYRHEDFYRFMRRETGYLMANGDPVGGEWNYDDQNRETPPDEWTPTAPPQFEPDDVTRDVVEWVETTFEGSYDERPYGGDWADPEPFRWPVTR
- a CDS encoding fumarylacetoacetate hydrolase family protein — protein: MKRVRFRDTAGNVRGGRWTVEDGEPVVTAAAGPYGRIAFGDESYDPDEVDILPPCEPTKVVCIGRNYADHAEEMDSDLPDRPMLFLKAPNAVASHGKHLTMPSGKERIDYEAELGVVIGEQCRNVSESGAMDVVAGYTCVNDISNRDDQRQEQNWVRGKAFDNACPIGPLVATPEHVPEDASIELRLNGETKQSSSREHLIFSVPELIAEITSYMTLEPGDVIATGTPEGVGPMEDGDEVEVEIEGIGTLKHSVKIP
- a CDS encoding halocyanin domain-containing protein, whose translation is MTDDLDRRTFIRTTAAVSGAGLLAGCGGSGGDGSSGGDGGSGETEAAETEETTEAEAMDTESSGGMETAEAPDEVADYVGDSSNFDGSMVVMTDQDEVTVAVGAEGNGGAFAFDPPAVNVSTGTTVVWEWTGEGAGHNVKSEGDGPLDSGSAVAEEGTTYEYTFEETGTYLYNCVPHKALGMVGAVVVE
- a CDS encoding prephenate dehydrogenase, with the translated sequence MNVLVVGAGAMGRWFARTVRTHADATVAFTDLDQSAAEAAATAVGGRAVASDARETFDVVCVAVPMPVAGTAIDEFAPCATDALVDVTGSMAGPVAAMQDAMPDGQRLSLHPLFAPENAPGNVAVVADAPGPETGAVVDALAAAGNNCFETTAAEHDEAMETVQASAHAAVLAFAMVADDVPDRFQTPISAGLFDLVEQVTGGDPRVYADIQRTFDGADAVADAAKELADADADTFERLYEQLS
- a CDS encoding DUF7521 family protein, with product MNADIPLIVIGFKTVTVLLGGLITYFAVRAAVKTRATGLTYLAVGFATITVGSLLAGVADQLFGLPTDVALIVENALTAVGFAIIAYSLYVTSRSALVTR
- a CDS encoding halocyanin domain-containing protein produces the protein MSSGSSSKPAAETGTETTTETETATPEQTPESLDDWLDDANGYDGEPHRYGPESRPTIMVGQETDDGLAFSPPAIEVPPGTIVQWDWTGHGGQQNVVAVDGTFDSGRTNAQPGTGYHYFFEETGEYRYVSEPHRDDGMKGAIIVKEPPSSGNTKVDEWLVESSNFDGTIVDRTGTDTATVTTGAKGNGGEFAFDPPALKVSTETTVRWEWTGEGGPHNIVSKGDGPLDSELVAESGSDYQHTFEEPGTYLYSCKPHKGLGMRGAIVVE
- a CDS encoding winged helix-turn-helix domain-containing protein, which gives rise to MAHNDASETQALFDALADPDCRDILRVLDEPLPAKDVASVCDLPQTSTYRKLEQLSEAELVAEETEVRADGHHATAYVRDCDGVFVGIDADGAFEVDVLPAEERPSDRLALLWSRVSEEL